The sequence CGAAGCACGGCCGCCAGTTCCGCGCCGAGACGTGCCTGCCGCTCGCGCCGTCGACCGAGCGCGGGATCGAGAAGTTCCTCGGCTCCGGCGTGGTGCCGGGCGTCGGGCCGGTGATGGCGCGGCGCCTCGTCACGCGGTTCGGGCTCGAGACGCTCGAGGTGATCGAGCGGGCCCCCAAGCGCCTCGCGGAGGTCGAGGGAATCGGCCCGAAGCGTGCGGCGGCGATCTCCCTGGCGATGGCCGAGAAGCGGAACGTCCGCGACGTCATGGTGTTCCTCGAGTCGGCGGGCGCGTCGCCGGCCTACGCGCACCGGATACACCAGCGTTATGGGCCGCAGGCGATCCGGATCGTCAGCGACAACCCCTACAGGCTCGCGGGCGAGGTCGCGGGCATCGGCTTCCTCACGGCGGATAGGATCGCGTCGGTGCTCGGCGTGCCGCTCGACTCGCCGTATCGCGCGGAGGCGGGCGTCGTGTTCGCGCTCGAGGAGCTCGCCGGCGAGGGGCACGTCTTCGCGCGGTCGGAGCCGCTGCTCGCCCGGGCGGGGGAGATCCTGCGCCTTGAGCCCGCAGCGCTGGAGGCCGCGCTCGAAAGGTTGCGCCTCCGGGGCGGCGTGCGCGTCGAGGAGCCCGACGGCGAGCCGCTCGTGTACCTCCCGAGGCTCTACCGCGCGGAGACCGAGGCCGCCGCGCAGATGTGCCGCCTCCTCGGTGGGCGCACCGACGATCTCGCCATCGACCCCGAAGCCGCGGCGAGGCGGGCCGAGGCGCTGTCGGGGATCGAGCTCGCGGACGGGCAGCGCGCGGCGTTCGGCGCGCTGTCGTCGGCGCGGGTGATCGTGATCACCGGCGGCCCCGGCACCGGGAAGACCACCCTGCTGCGCGGCATCGTGGCCTGCCTCGCGGAGCTCGGGCAGCGCATCGCGCTCGCCGCGCCGACCGGCCGTGCGGCGCGGAGGATGGCCGACAGCACCGGCCGCGACGCGAGGACCATCCACCGGCTGCTCGAGTTCGCGCCCCGGACGATGCGCTTCGAGCGCTGCGCCGAGAGGCCCCTCGAGGAGGACGTCATCGTGGTGGACGAGCTCTCGATGGTCGACATCGAGCTGTTCGCCGCGCTGCTCGGCGCGGTGCGCGACGGAGCGCGCCTCGTCCTCGTCGGCGATCCGGATCAGCTCCCGTCCGTCGGCCCGGGGACGGTGCTCGCGGATCTCCTCGCGGTGGGCGCGGCGGAGCGTCGGGGGCTGGCGGTGATCCGGCTGACCGAGATCTTCCGGCAGGCGCGTTCGAGCCTGATCGTCATAGGAGCGCACGACGTGCTCGCGGGGACCATGCCGCGCGTCGGAGGGAAGGGCGAGGACGCGGATCTGTTCCTCGTCGAGCGCGAGAGCCCGGAGGGGTGCCTCGAAGTGATCGCCGATCTCGTCGCGACCCGCATCCCGGACCGCTTCGGCCTCGACCCGATCGCCGAGACGCAGGTGCTCACGCCGATGAACCGCGGCGTCCTCGGCGCGCACAACCTGAACGCGATGCTCAAGGATCTGCTCAACCCGGGTGATCCCGGCGCGGATCGCGACGGCCCCGAGGTCGGCGACAAGGTCATGCAGATCCGGAACAACTACGACCTCGAGGTGTTCAACGGCGACGTCGGCCGGGTCACCGCGGCGGGTGCGGAGGGGGAGTGGCTCGAGGTGGCGTTTCCGGAGCGCGTCGTGCGCTATCCCATGACGGAGCTCGATCAGATCACCCTCGCGTACGCCTGCACGGTCCACAAGGCGCAGGGGAGCGAGTACCCGGCGGTCGTGATCCCGATCCACACGCAGCACTACGTCATGCTGCAGCGGAACCTCCTGTACACGGCCATGACGCGCGGCCGGCGGCTCGTCGTCATCGTCGGCTCTCGTCGCGCGCTCGGGATCGCAGTCCGCAACGACAGGCGGCAGGCGCGCGGCTCGGGGCTCGGCGCCCGCGTGCTGCGCGGGCTCCGCGCCTGATCACTCCACGGTGAGAATCCCGCCGCCGGCCGCGATGTGCACCGATCCGCCCTTGGCGAAACGCACGACGAGCCCGCCGTCCTCGAGCTCGATGGTCTCGCTTCCGGGGGCGAGCGAGAGGCGCGGGCCGGGCGGCAGCGGGATCGAGGCCCTGTCGGAGACCGGCAGCGGCGTGCCGAGCGGGTCGGCGATGATCCTCTCCGAGGTCGACTCGATCTCGTCGTCCGACTTCCACAGCATGACGTGGTACGCGAGCCAGATGCCCTCGACCGCCGCCTGGAAGTCGGGCAGTTGCGGGGGCGGGATCGCGACGGCGAGCAGCTCGAGCAGGCTCCTCTCCCGCTCCACGGTCGTGAACCCGCGCGGCAGGAACTCGAGGAACTCGGTGATCGTGGCGCGCAGGATCACGCAGTCGTCGATGAAGCCGAATCCCCCCGGGAGGCCGTCCGGGAGGAGGTCGCGCGGCTGCACGAGGTAAGCGAGCGCGCCGGTGAGCGCGCACCGCACCGCCGGATCGGTGGTCTTGCGATCGACGGCGTTCAGCATCGCGTCGACGATCTGCGGGATCTCGCCTATCACCCGCAGCATCGCGCCGGCCACGGCTCGCGACGTGAGCTCGCTGCGCTCGTCGTCGGAGGGCGGAAAGAGGTCCGGGCGCGCGGCGCGAAGCAGCTCGGCGAACGCCGGGACGTCGCGTCCGCCCGTGCTCTTGTCGAGGGCGTCGACGGCGGCGATCACCTTCTGGACGAGCGAGTTCAGGTCTTCGGGTCGGTGCGGCATGGGCGCTTTCTAACACGGAGGAGGGTCACGGTGAACTTCGGATCGCCTCCTCGTCGGTCGAATACCCGGGCCGCAGCATCCAGAGCCACTTCAGCATGGCTCCGAGCTCGTGGACCGCGTACCTCGCGGGCGTCAGCGCGCCCGTGGGCCTATAGTACGGCTCGACGAAGAGCAGCCTGCCGCGGCGCGGCGTGTAGAGCGGGATCGAGACGCCGACGAACCCGTGGAGCTCGTCCCGCGGGGCCCGGTCGTCCCCGAAGCCGTGGCCGTAGCCGAGGCCGACCGTGAAGACGAGGAACGACAGCCCGGTCTCGGCGTAGGGGAAACAGGAGACGTCCTCGGAATCCGCGAAGAGCCGCGCCCCCGCGCTGAGCCAGAAGTAGAGGGGCGTGTGCAGGCGGTGCGAATAGGTGAGCTCGGCTCCGGGCGCCACGACCCAGCCGAGATCGGGAGCTTGGGCAGCGCCCATCGACGGGCCGAACGCGAGCGCGTCGTCCGGGTGCCAACCGGCGGGGGGCGGTGCGCCCGCGATCGAAGCGCCTGAGCACAGGGCGACGGCGCACAGGAGCGCGATCGCCGCCACCGGCGGAGCGGGATGTGCCGGGAACACGATGTCATTGGTGTCGCGCATCGGACCTCGTCGAGCCTCGCCATCGTATCTCGTATCAGTTTGGGAGCAAACGCGGTTTCCGACATCTAATTCGATAGGAGTGTTCCACTGGCACAGCAGAGCATCGAAATGAGTATAAGACAACGCAGCCGCTCATATGGTATTTTCTTCGGGATGAGCGCGCTCACACCGAATCGCAGTCGTTGGGTTTCGGCTGTTCTGCGCACGTTCGGAGGCTGCTGCGCGGCGTTCGGACTCGCCGTTTGGGCGGCGGCGTGCGCGGACGCACGGGTGCCGACTTCGGAGAAGGATCCAGACTCAGGGACGGACGGCGATTCCGACACGGACTCGGATGTCGACATCGACAGCGACACCGATTCCGACGCCGAGTGCACGCTGGACACGAGCGAGACCTTCGACGGCGACACCCTGCCTGCCGGATGGGAGATCGAGAACTTCGACGACGACGCGTACGGCTATGCATGGGACTGGAGCGAGGACGACAACTCCACCGGCGGCGCCGGCGGCTACTGGTGGATCAACGGCGCGTTCCCGGTCGCGTTCGACGACCGCCTGACCAGCGAGACGTACACTCGCGGCGCGTGCCCCGAGGTCGTGCTGTCGTTCAACCAGGACTTCGCGAGGGAGGGGAGCACCGATTTCGGGTACGTTCAGATCCAGGTCGACGGGGGCACGTGGCAGACGTTGAGCACGCTGTCCGCCAGCGCGACGGGCTCGTTCGACGTGGATCTGTCGGCGTACCTGCCGAGCGCGAGCTCGGAGTTCAGGATTCGGTTCCGGTATGTCGGAAACAACAACCTGCACTGGAAGGTGGACGATTTCGAGCTTGTCGGGGGAAACCCCTGAGCCGGGTCGGGACAGCACGAGAATAGTGTGTTAACATTGTTTCATGGATCGGTTGGCTGACATCACCGTTGGGGAGATATAAACATGACGAGAGCTAGCGGTGCATGGTTGATCGTTTTCGTGGGGATCGCCGTGGTCTTCGGGTTTTGTGCGGACGTTTCGTCCGTGAGCCCGGACGACGATTCGTCGGATGTCGATTCCGATACGGACTCGGATACGGATTCGGATTCGGACACGGATTCGGACACGGATTCGGACACGGATTCGGACACGGATTCGGACACGGATTCGGACACGGACACGGACACGGACACGGACACGGACACGGACACGGACACGGACACGGACACGGACGCGGACGCGGACACGGACACGGACACGGACACGGATACGGATACGGACACGGATACGGACACGGATGTGGACTGCTCGGTGGATCTGCTCGAGGCGTTCGACGCGTCGCCGCTGCCCACGGGGTGGGAGATCGACGATTTCGATGCCGACGCCTACGGCTACGACTGGGCCTGGGCCAACACGTCCAACACGACGGGCGGATCCGGCGGGTACTGGTGGGTCAACGGCGCGTACCCGGTGGCGTTCGACGACCGTCTCGTGAGCGCGACGTACACCCGCGGCGACTGCGACACGGTGACCCTGTCGTTCCATCACCACTTCCAGAAGAACGCCGGCGACGATTTCGGGTTCGTGCAGATCCAGGTGAACGCGGGGACCTGGCAGACCGTCAACACGTTCACGGCGACCGCGAGCGGGGCGCACGAGGTGAACATCTCGTCGTACCTGCCGCAGCCGACGACGCAGTTCCGGATCCGCTACCGGTACGTCGGGAACGCAGATCTCAGCTGGAAGGTCGACGATTTCGAGCTCGCCGGGGCACCGTGACGGCACGCCCACGGTCGACCCGTCCCGCCAGGTCTGATATCATTCGATCGCTTTGAGCGACACCTCCCAAGCGCCGAGGTTCCGGCTGAGCCCGACCTGGACGGCCGCCGTCGCCGTCGCTGCCGCGTGCGCGCTCGCCTTCTCGGGAATCGGCGCGGACAAGCTCTGGGACGACGAGGCGAACACCGCCGTCTTCGCGAGGAACCTCCTCGCGACCGGGGAGCTGACGGCCTGGGACGGGAAGAACGTCATCGGCTTCCGGGACGGTGGGGAGCTGGACGAGAACCTGAAGAACGTCTTCATGCCGCCGCTGCAGTACTGGCTCGCCGCAGGGGGGCTCGCGCTCTTCGGCGGCGACGAGGTCGGGCTCCGGGCGCCGTTCGTGCTCGCCGGGCTCGCGTGCCTCGTCGCGCTCGCGTTCCTCGCCCGCAGGCTGCCCGGCGCGGGGCTCACGTGGAGCGTCGCCGTCTGGATCGCCGCGCTCTCCCCGGCGTTCCTGCTCTACATGCGGAACTGCCGCTACTACGCGCCGGGATCGGCGCTCGCGATTGGGGTCCTGGCGCTCGCGGTCGGCCCGATCGGTTCGCGGCGGGCGCTCGCGTTCCGTGCCCTCGGGGCGGCGGTGTGCGGTGCGCTCCTCATGCTGACGAACTACTTCAACGCGGTGGCGGCGCTCGCCGCCCTGCCGCTGTTGGCCCTGCTCCCAGCACAAAGGACGCGGCGCCATGTGTTCGTCTCCGCCGCCGCGTTCGTCGCGTCGGGAGCGGTGGGCGCGTATGTCCTCGCGACCACGAACCCGTTCGACGCGCCCGTCCCGAGGCCCGACGAGGCGGTCGGGATCGCGCGGCTCGCGACGCTCCTCTGGTGGAACCTGCGCGACCTCGGGACGTTCGAGTTCCTTCCGGTCACCCTGATGCCGGTCCTCGTGCTCCCGTTCCTGTTTCGCCGGCTCGCCGGGCTGCGCCCCGCGGCTCGCGCGGGACTCGTCGCGATCGGCATGATCCTGATCGCGCTCATGACGACTGCCGCGTTCTCGCCCCAGTCCGTGAGCCGATCCACGATCGCCGACATGCGGTACCTCGTGCCGTTGATCCCGCTCGGCGCGATCGCGACGGCGGTCGCCCTGCGGATCCTGTGGGGGCTCGCCCGGCCGCTCGCCGCGGTGATCGCGTGCGTCGTCGTCTTCTCCAACGTCCTCCACCTCGGCTTCCTCGGCGAGTACAACGGGTGGCTGCCGCCCAAGGGGATCCAGTGCACCCTGTGCCAGTACGTCGAGGAGGTCGCCACGGACAGGACCACGACCACCGAGGCGCTCATTGACTACATCGAGAAGCTCCCGAAGGAAGAGGTGCTGCTCGTGTTCCCCGCGTACATGGGGTTCTCGGCGATGTACTACCTCCCGGACCGGGAGTTCTGCTGCCAGCTCAGGGCGGACCACCCGCTCACCCCCGCCCTCCGGGCCGAGCTCCCGGAATACGTGTTCTGGGAGAAGGCGAAGGCGAGCATGGCGCTCATCAGCGCACCGCGGCCGTACCTCCCCGAGGGGCCGCTGTCGATCAGCGGGGTCGACATGGGGCACTTCAAGTACGTCGAGATGCTGGACATCCCGCCGCGGGATTGCTCACGGCCGGAGATCCCGTGGCACGCTTTTCCCGGCGAGGACATCCGGGCGCTGCACTACAACAAGTTCTTCGTCGTGACGGTCACGAGGTGAGCATGGGGCCGGGTGGCAACTCCGCGCAGGGGCAGGGCAGGGCGGTCGTGGTCGTCGCGCCGGCCTTCACGAGCCTGGCCCGATTCGGCGGCGACTCCCTGGAGGCGAAGCTCCAGCTCATGACGCGCCGCGGCGTGCCCGCGTCGCTCGCGAACCTCGACGCGATGGTTAACTCGCCGATCTCGGCGCCGCCCCTCGCCCGAGGGCTTCGCCGGGCCGGGCCCATGGCCGCGTACTATCTTGAGAGCTTCCTCAAGCTGCGGGAGTACCGGGCCCTCGTGATCGTCGACTGGGACGACGCCGACCCGCTCCGTCGCGCGCTGCGTGCAGATCCCCTCGCTGTGCTGTTCTCGACCACCTTCGTCACGGACGCGGGCGTCCTCGAGCGGTGCCTCGCCGAGTTGCGGCGGGAAGTGGGCACCATACCGATCCTCGTGGGCGGGCCGTTCGTTCACAAGCAGGCGAAGCAGCTCGCGCGTGCCGGCGACGGCCGGCGGGCCGAGGCGCTTCGCGGGTTCTGCGTGGACGTCCATGCGCAGGTCCTGTTTCGCGAAGGCCGTGATCCCGCGCTCGACAGCTGCATTTTCGTCGCGTCGCCCCACGGCGAGCACACCGCGCTCGCGGTGCTGTCCCAGCTCGCGCGGCCGGATGGTCGGCGTGGGCTGGCGGAGATCCCGAACCTCGTGCTGCGCGACGGGTCGCGCGGCTGGCGTCTCACCGGTCGCGCCCTGGAGCCCGTCGATCTCGACGGCGAGATCACGCGCTGGGACCTTATCGACGAGCTCCCGGCCGCGATCCCGATCCGCACGGCGGTCGGCTGCGAAGGGCGGTGTGCGTTCTGCGACTTCAGGACGCTCCATCGGCGGTTCGTCGCGCGGCGCGTCTCGTCCGTGATCGAGGAGATGCGGCTCGCGGTGGGCCGGGGCCGTTCGTTTTTCGATTTCGTCGACGACGACATCTTCGCCCCGCCGGGGGGAGCCGCCGGGCTCGTCGCCGGGATCGAGGGCGCAGGCCTCGATATCGTTTGGGGCGGCTTCTTCAAGGCCGATCGCCTGTCCGAGGCCGACGGGGCCGCCGCGGTCCGTGCCGGGATGCGGTTCGGGCTAACGGGCATCGAGAGCGGCCACCCGGCCCAACTCGCGCGCATGGGCAAGAGACTCGACCTCGACGCCGCTCAACGCAACCTCGGGGTGCTCGTCGGCGCAGGGGCGCGGATCGATCTCTGCTTCATCATCGGCTTTCCGGGCGAGGACGAAGAGACGCTCGAGGCGACCGCCGCCTTCATCGACGGCGCCCCGCGCGGTGATCGGGGCTACGCGTTCTACGAGCTGTTCCCGTTCGAGCTCTACCCCGGCACGGTGGCCGACACGCCGCGCTTCCGGAGGCGGCACGGGCTCGAGGGCCGTGGCACGTCCTGGTCTCACGCCACGATGAGCGCTCGTGACGTGGTCGACGTGGTCGCGCCGAGGGTGTTCGGGCGGATCGCCCGGACGCCTTACTATCACGGCGGAGAGGACGCCCCGTCGTGGTGGGGCTCGGCCCGCCGCGACGAGGGGTTCGTGCGGCGCATCGATCTCGTGAAGGGGTTCCTCGGCCGAGTCGACGACGCCGAGATCCAGACGAGGTTCGCGGCGCTGCACGCGCTCGTCGAGGACCCGCGAGTGACGGGTGAGATCCCGCGATGGACGGAGATCCTAGCCGCGCGGAGTGCCCAGCCGGGGGGAGGGTGAGAGGATGAGCGCGGGGCCGAGGACGGTGGTCGATGCGGTGCGGCGATGGGCGCAGGTCCGGCCGGATGCGGTCGCGTTCCGTTTCCTCACCGAGCACGGCGCCGAGGTGAAGGAACTCTCCTTCGGCGCGCTCGACCTGGAAGCCCGGCGGATCGGAGCGGAGCTCCTCGACTCGGCGCGCCCCGGCGACAGGGCCGCAATCGTCTGCACGTCCGAGGAGGCGTTCGTGCGCGCCTTCTTTGGGAGCCTTTACGCCGGCCTGATCCCCGTGCCGGCGCTCCCGCCCTCGCCGCGGCGGGAGAACGGGCGCCTGCACGCGCTCCTTGCCGACTGCCACCCCTCGGTCGTGCTGACCCACGCGCGCGTCGGGGAGGTCTCCCGGAAGCGCGTTGCGTCGATGGGCGGCTTCGACGATCTGCGCTGGATGGATGTCGACGATCCCGGTGGCGCCGGTCCCGGGGCGTTCTGCCCGCCGCGGATCGCGGGCGGGGGCGCGGCGCTCCTGCAGTACACGTCGGGCTCCACGGCTTTGCCGCGTGGCGTGGCGATCACCCACGACAACATGGTGGCGAACTGCCTTGCGCTCAGCGCGGGGTTCGGCTTCGCGGTCGAGGATCTCGCGCCGCTCGCGTGGCTGCCGCTGTTCCACGACATGGGGCTCCTCGGTCACGTGGTCATGCCCGCCTACTTCGGCGTCGCGTCGACGCTCATGCCGTCCCACGACTTTCTCCAGCAGCCGGCGTCGTGGCTCGCGGCGTTGAGTGCGTACCGCGCGACCTACTCCCTCTCGCCCAACTTCGCCTACGACCTGTGCGTCGAGCGCGTGTCCGCGGAGCAGAAGGCCGGGCTCGATCTCGGTGCGTGGCGGTGGGCGGGCAACGGCGCGGAGCCGGTGCGGCTCGGTACCATGGAGCGGTTCGCCGCCGCGTTCGCCGGGTGCGGGTTCGACATACGGCAGTTCTTTCCGTGCTACGGGCTCGCGGAGGCGACGCTCTTCGCCGCAGGCGGGCCCGAGGGATCGGCGCCGGATGTGTGCCGCGCGAGCCGCGCAGCGCTCCTCGACAACCGGATCATCGAGGTGGCAGACGGCGAGCCAGAGCCGGCGGTCGGTCTCGTGTCGAGCGGTCGCGTGCGCGCCGACAGCGCGTCGCGGATCGTCGATCCGGTTTCGGGCCGCTCGCTCGGGGAGATGGAGGTCGGCGAGATCTGGCTCTCGGGACCGAGCGTGGCGTCGGGATACTGGAACCGCCCGGACGAGAGCCGCGAGATCTTCGAGGCGACCTGCGGTGACGGGGGGCGATACCTGCGCACCGGCGATCTCGGGTTCACGCGGGGGGGGGCCCTCTTCGTTTGCGGGCGTTCGAAGGACGTCGTGATCCTGGACGGGAGCAACCACCACGCCCAGGATCTCGAGCAGTCGATCGAGGGCTGCCATCCGGCGCTCCGTGAGAACGGGTGCGCGGCGTTTTCCGTGGACGCGGACGATCGGGAGGTGCTGATCGCGGCCTGCGAGATCCGCAAGTCCATGCTGCGCGGCGTGGACCGCGCGGAGGTGATGGGCGCCATACGGGAGGCGCTGGCCGGGGTGCACGGCGTTCGGCTGCACAACGCGGTGCTCCTCGGGCCGGGGCGATTGCCGCGGACGACGAGCGGCAAGGTGATGAGGCGCGCGTGCCGCAGGATGTACCTGGAGGGGACGCTCGCAGCGGGAGGAGGTGAGCGAGATGAGCGCGACGGGAGCGAAGACCGCGGCTGAGGTCAGGGTGTGGCTCAAGGCCCGCGTGGCCGTTCGTCTCGGTATGATGCCCGAGGAGGTGCCGGCAGATCAGCCGGTGACGCGCCTCGGGGTGGACTCGACGGAGGCGGTTGTGATCTCGGGCGAGCTGCAGGAGTGGCTCGGACGGCGCGTCGCGCCCACGGCCCTGTGGGATCATCCCACCATCGACGCGCTCGCGGAGCACCTGGCGGAGCGCTGAGGATCAGAACTGAAAGTAGATGAACTGCTGGTGCGTGTCGACCGCGCCGTAGAGGATCGCGAGCAGGAGCGCCAGCCAGAGGAGGGCGCGGAGCGGCGCCGGCATGGAGAGATCCCGGCGTCCCCGCTCGTGGAAAGCTCCCCGCGCGACGCACGCGATCCAGATCGCCGCGGCGCCGGCCGCGTATCCCGCCGTCAGCCCGTTGAAGCTCCAGCCGCCTCGCGCGACACCGCTCGCGATCGTCGCCGCATCGGCGAGCGACGGGGAACGGAACAGCAGCGCGAGGCCGAAGCCGAGCAAGTGCATGAGCAGAACCGCCGAGACCGAGGCGAGGAGCCCCCCGCCGAACAGCGGCTTCGCCCGCGAGCGCCCCGTGAAGAGATAGATCCCCTCGTACGCAGCGATGGAGAGCCCCGCGGCGAGGCCGAACGCCACGAAGTGCCACGCGGGACCGTGCCACAGTCCGACGAGCACCATGACGACGACGAGGTTCGCGAGCCGGCGCGCGGTGCCGGGGCGGCGTCTGCCCACGAGCGCGGTGAAGACGTAGTCGCGGAACCACGTGCCGAGCGTGACGTGCCAGCGCGCCCAGAAGTCGACCGGGTTACGGGCGAGCATGGGCCACCGGAAGTTCTCGG is a genomic window of Pseudomonadota bacterium containing:
- a CDS encoding acyl carrier protein, giving the protein MSATGAKTAAEVRVWLKARVAVRLGMMPEEVPADQPVTRLGVDSTEAVVISGELQEWLGRRVAPTALWDHPTIDALAEHLAER
- a CDS encoding radical SAM protein, translated to MGPGGNSAQGQGRAVVVVAPAFTSLARFGGDSLEAKLQLMTRRGVPASLANLDAMVNSPISAPPLARGLRRAGPMAAYYLESFLKLREYRALVIVDWDDADPLRRALRADPLAVLFSTTFVTDAGVLERCLAELRREVGTIPILVGGPFVHKQAKQLARAGDGRRAEALRGFCVDVHAQVLFREGRDPALDSCIFVASPHGEHTALAVLSQLARPDGRRGLAEIPNLVLRDGSRGWRLTGRALEPVDLDGEITRWDLIDELPAAIPIRTAVGCEGRCAFCDFRTLHRRFVARRVSSVIEEMRLAVGRGRSFFDFVDDDIFAPPGGAAGLVAGIEGAGLDIVWGGFFKADRLSEADGAAAVRAGMRFGLTGIESGHPAQLARMGKRLDLDAAQRNLGVLVGAGARIDLCFIIGFPGEDEETLEATAAFIDGAPRGDRGYAFYELFPFELYPGTVADTPRFRRRHGLEGRGTSWSHATMSARDVVDVVAPRVFGRIARTPYYHGGEDAPSWWGSARRDEGFVRRIDLVKGFLGRVDDAEIQTRFAALHALVEDPRVTGEIPRWTEILAARSAQPGGG
- a CDS encoding ATP-dependent RecD-like DNA helicase codes for the protein MPAQRDDGMIEGVVDRVVFRNEGNGWTVLRLSVDGRPLVDTVVGHIQQVAAGERIRCVGEWTVDPKHGRQFRAETCLPLAPSTERGIEKFLGSGVVPGVGPVMARRLVTRFGLETLEVIERAPKRLAEVEGIGPKRAAAISLAMAEKRNVRDVMVFLESAGASPAYAHRIHQRYGPQAIRIVSDNPYRLAGEVAGIGFLTADRIASVLGVPLDSPYRAEAGVVFALEELAGEGHVFARSEPLLARAGEILRLEPAALEAALERLRLRGGVRVEEPDGEPLVYLPRLYRAETEAAAQMCRLLGGRTDDLAIDPEAAARRAEALSGIELADGQRAAFGALSSARVIVITGGPGTGKTTLLRGIVACLAELGQRIALAAPTGRAARRMADSTGRDARTIHRLLEFAPRTMRFERCAERPLEEDVIVVDELSMVDIELFAALLGAVRDGARLVLVGDPDQLPSVGPGTVLADLLAVGAAERRGLAVIRLTEIFRQARSSLIVIGAHDVLAGTMPRVGGKGEDADLFLVERESPEGCLEVIADLVATRIPDRFGLDPIAETQVLTPMNRGVLGAHNLNAMLKDLLNPGDPGADRDGPEVGDKVMQIRNNYDLEVFNGDVGRVTAAGAEGEWLEVAFPERVVRYPMTELDQITLAYACTVHKAQGSEYPAVVIPIHTQHYVMLQRNLLYTAMTRGRRLVVIVGSRRALGIAVRNDRRQARGSGLGARVLRGLRA
- a CDS encoding glycosyltransferase family 39 protein, which gives rise to MSDTSQAPRFRLSPTWTAAVAVAAACALAFSGIGADKLWDDEANTAVFARNLLATGELTAWDGKNVIGFRDGGELDENLKNVFMPPLQYWLAAGGLALFGGDEVGLRAPFVLAGLACLVALAFLARRLPGAGLTWSVAVWIAALSPAFLLYMRNCRYYAPGSALAIGVLALAVGPIGSRRALAFRALGAAVCGALLMLTNYFNAVAALAALPLLALLPAQRTRRHVFVSAAAFVASGAVGAYVLATTNPFDAPVPRPDEAVGIARLATLLWWNLRDLGTFEFLPVTLMPVLVLPFLFRRLAGLRPAARAGLVAIGMILIALMTTAAFSPQSVSRSTIADMRYLVPLIPLGAIATAVALRILWGLARPLAAVIACVVVFSNVLHLGFLGEYNGWLPPKGIQCTLCQYVEEVATDRTTTTEALIDYIEKLPKEEVLLVFPAYMGFSAMYYLPDREFCCQLRADHPLTPALRAELPEYVFWEKAKASMALISAPRPYLPEGPLSISGVDMGHFKYVEMLDIPPRDCSRPEIPWHAFPGEDIRALHYNKFFVVTVTR
- a CDS encoding DUF1232 domain-containing protein is translated as MPHRPEDLNSLVQKVIAAVDALDKSTGGRDVPAFAELLRAARPDLFPPSDDERSELTSRAVAGAMLRVIGEIPQIVDAMLNAVDRKTTDPAVRCALTGALAYLVQPRDLLPDGLPGGFGFIDDCVILRATITEFLEFLPRGFTTVERERSLLELLAVAIPPPQLPDFQAAVEGIWLAYHVMLWKSDDEIESTSERIIADPLGTPLPVSDRASIPLPPGPRLSLAPGSETIELEDGGLVVRFAKGGSVHIAAGGGILTVE
- a CDS encoding fatty acyl-AMP ligase; the protein is MSAGPRTVVDAVRRWAQVRPDAVAFRFLTEHGAEVKELSFGALDLEARRIGAELLDSARPGDRAAIVCTSEEAFVRAFFGSLYAGLIPVPALPPSPRRENGRLHALLADCHPSVVLTHARVGEVSRKRVASMGGFDDLRWMDVDDPGGAGPGAFCPPRIAGGGAALLQYTSGSTALPRGVAITHDNMVANCLALSAGFGFAVEDLAPLAWLPLFHDMGLLGHVVMPAYFGVASTLMPSHDFLQQPASWLAALSAYRATYSLSPNFAYDLCVERVSAEQKAGLDLGAWRWAGNGAEPVRLGTMERFAAAFAGCGFDIRQFFPCYGLAEATLFAAGGPEGSAPDVCRASRAALLDNRIIEVADGEPEPAVGLVSSGRVRADSASRIVDPVSGRSLGEMEVGEIWLSGPSVASGYWNRPDESREIFEATCGDGGRYLRTGDLGFTRGGALFVCGRSKDVVILDGSNHHAQDLEQSIEGCHPALRENGCAAFSVDADDREVLIAACEIRKSMLRGVDRAEVMGAIREALAGVHGVRLHNAVLLGPGRLPRTTSGKVMRRACRRMYLEGTLAAGGGERDERDGSEDRG